In Eupeodes corollae chromosome 3, idEupCoro1.1, whole genome shotgun sequence, a single genomic region encodes these proteins:
- the LOC129949037 gene encoding tyrosine-protein kinase Btk29A isoform X2 encodes MIPCVSLTETSVLGNMKERVKEMKVFGCRLNFWNNIGHSLTSSKGTGSSPAQNSTRSISPNNSTSTSQFSLHHNSSGSLGSSTPTSSHLPSSVSTFKTSTSIVNGNGTVILDNTMPGGIPTPGTPNSKAKDNSHFVKIVVALYPFKAIEGGDLSLEKNAEYEVIDDSQEHWWKVKDQHGNVGYIPSNYVKPKALLGLERYEWYVGDMSRQRAESLLKQGDKEGCFVVRKSSTKGLYTLSLHTKVPQSHVKHYHIKQNARGEYYLSEKHCCETIPDLINYHRHNSGGLACRLKSSPCDRPVPPTAGLSHDKWEIHPAELVLGEELGSGQFGVVRRGKWRSSIDTAVKMMKEGTMSEDDFIEEAKVMTKLQHQNLVQLYGVCSKHRPIYIVTEYMKHGSLLNYLRRHETTLIGNMGLLLDMCIQVSKGMAYLERHNYIHRDLAARNCLVGSENVVKVADFGLARYVLDDQYTSSGGTKFPIKWAPPEVLNYTRFSSKSDVWAYGVLMWEVFTCGKMPYGRLKNTEVVERVQRGIILEKPKSCAKEIYDVMKKCWCHCPEDRPSFRVLKEQLALIAQTLTD; translated from the exons GCACAGGAAGTTCTCCCGCCCAGAATTCGACACGGAGCATAAGTCCAAATAATTCAACGTCCACCAGTCAATTCAGCCTGCATCATAATAGTTCGGGTAGTTTAGGTAGTTCTACGCCCACCTCATCTCATCTGCCG tcatccgtttcaacatttaaaacgtCAACAAGTATTGTGAACGGAAACGGTACGGTTATTTTGGATAACACAATGCCAGGTGGTATTCCGACGCCCGGTACTCCAAATTCAAAAGCTAAg gATAACTCGCACTTTGTGAAAATCGTCGTTGCACTTTATCCTTTCAAAGCCATCGAAGGCGGTGATCTCTCCCTTGAAAAg AATGCTGAATACGAGGTAATTGATGACTCTCAGGAGCATTGGTGGAAAGTCAAAGATCAGCACGGAAATGTTGGCTACATACCTAGTAATTACGTCAAGCCAAAAGCTCTTCTGGGTTTGGAACGATATGA atggtATGTCGGTGATATGTCCCGACAGCGAGCTGAATCTCTGCTTAAGCAGGGCGACAAAGAAGGCTGTTTCGTAGTTAGAAAATCATCCACAAAAGGTCTTTACACCCTATCGCTACATACCAAAgt tccaCAATCGCATGTTAAGCACTATCATATTAAACAAAACGCACGTGGAGAATACTATCTCTCAGAGAAGCATTGCTGTGAAACAATTCCTGATCTTATCAATTATCATCGACACAATTCGGGAGGCTTAGCCTGTCGTTTAAAGTCATCGCCCTGTGATAGGCCTGTACCGCCAACTGCTGGATTGTCTCATG ATAAATGGGAAATCCATCCAGCGGAACTGGTGCTCGGTGAGGAGCTCGGCTCTGGTCAATTCGGTGTTGTGCGCCGTGGTAAATGGCGTAGTTCAATCGATACAGCTGTTAAAATGATGAAAGAGGGTACAATGTCTGAGGATGACTTCATTGAAGAAGCCAAGGTTATGACCAAATTACAACATCAAAATCTTGTCCAGCTGTATGGAGTTTGTTCGAAACATCGCCCAATTTACATTGTGACTGAATATATGAAACATGGATCCCTGCTAAATTATTTACGACGACATGAGACCACTTTGATTGGTAATATGGGTCTACTTTTGGATATGTGCATTCAG gTGAGCAAAGGAATGGCATATCTTGAAAGACACAATTATATCCATCGAGATTTGGCTGCTCGTAATTGTCTAGTGGGCTCTGAGAATGTTGTGAAAGTTGCTGATTTTGGATTGGCACGATATGTATTGGATGATCAGTATACTAGTTCTGGCGGTACCAAGTTTCCTATTAAATGGGCACCACCAGAGGTCTTGAATTACACTCGATTTTCGTCAAAGAGTGATGTTTGGGCGTATG gtgTTCTTATGTGGGAAGTGTTCACATGCGGTAAAATGCCATATGGCCGCCTTAAGAATACTGAAGTTGTTGAACGTGTTCAGCGTGGAATTATTCTAGAGAAACCAAAGTCCTGTGCTAAGGAAATTTACGAT GTAATGAAAAAATGTTGGTGTCACTGTCCCGAGGATCGTCCATCTTTCCGGGTTCTAAAAGAACAACTTGCATTAATTGCTCAAACTCTAACCGATTAA
- the LOC129949037 gene encoding tyrosine-protein kinase Btk29A isoform X3, producing the protein MMLLSALKLGTGSSPAQNSTRSISPNNSTSTSQFSLHHNSSGSLGSSTPTSSHLPSSVSTFKTSTSIVNGNGTVILDNTMPGGIPTPGTPNSKAKDNSHFVKIVVALYPFKAIEGGDLSLEKNAEYEVIDDSQEHWWKVKDQHGNVGYIPSNYVKPKALLGLERYEWYVGDMSRQRAESLLKQGDKEGCFVVRKSSTKGLYTLSLHTKVPQSHVKHYHIKQNARGEYYLSEKHCCETIPDLINYHRHNSGGLACRLKSSPCDRPVPPTAGLSHDKWEIHPAELVLGEELGSGQFGVVRRGKWRSSIDTAVKMMKEGTMSEDDFIEEAKVMTKLQHQNLVQLYGVCSKHRPIYIVTEYMKHGSLLNYLRRHETTLIGNMGLLLDMCIQVSKGMAYLERHNYIHRDLAARNCLVGSENVVKVADFGLARYVLDDQYTSSGGTKFPIKWAPPEVLNYTRFSSKSDVWAYGVLMWEVFTCGKMPYGRLKNTEVVERVQRGIILEKPKSCAKEIYDVMKKCWCHCPEDRPSFRVLKEQLALIAQTLTD; encoded by the exons GCACAGGAAGTTCTCCCGCCCAGAATTCGACACGGAGCATAAGTCCAAATAATTCAACGTCCACCAGTCAATTCAGCCTGCATCATAATAGTTCGGGTAGTTTAGGTAGTTCTACGCCCACCTCATCTCATCTGCCG tcatccgtttcaacatttaaaacgtCAACAAGTATTGTGAACGGAAACGGTACGGTTATTTTGGATAACACAATGCCAGGTGGTATTCCGACGCCCGGTACTCCAAATTCAAAAGCTAAg gATAACTCGCACTTTGTGAAAATCGTCGTTGCACTTTATCCTTTCAAAGCCATCGAAGGCGGTGATCTCTCCCTTGAAAAg AATGCTGAATACGAGGTAATTGATGACTCTCAGGAGCATTGGTGGAAAGTCAAAGATCAGCACGGAAATGTTGGCTACATACCTAGTAATTACGTCAAGCCAAAAGCTCTTCTGGGTTTGGAACGATATGA atggtATGTCGGTGATATGTCCCGACAGCGAGCTGAATCTCTGCTTAAGCAGGGCGACAAAGAAGGCTGTTTCGTAGTTAGAAAATCATCCACAAAAGGTCTTTACACCCTATCGCTACATACCAAAgt tccaCAATCGCATGTTAAGCACTATCATATTAAACAAAACGCACGTGGAGAATACTATCTCTCAGAGAAGCATTGCTGTGAAACAATTCCTGATCTTATCAATTATCATCGACACAATTCGGGAGGCTTAGCCTGTCGTTTAAAGTCATCGCCCTGTGATAGGCCTGTACCGCCAACTGCTGGATTGTCTCATG ATAAATGGGAAATCCATCCAGCGGAACTGGTGCTCGGTGAGGAGCTCGGCTCTGGTCAATTCGGTGTTGTGCGCCGTGGTAAATGGCGTAGTTCAATCGATACAGCTGTTAAAATGATGAAAGAGGGTACAATGTCTGAGGATGACTTCATTGAAGAAGCCAAGGTTATGACCAAATTACAACATCAAAATCTTGTCCAGCTGTATGGAGTTTGTTCGAAACATCGCCCAATTTACATTGTGACTGAATATATGAAACATGGATCCCTGCTAAATTATTTACGACGACATGAGACCACTTTGATTGGTAATATGGGTCTACTTTTGGATATGTGCATTCAG gTGAGCAAAGGAATGGCATATCTTGAAAGACACAATTATATCCATCGAGATTTGGCTGCTCGTAATTGTCTAGTGGGCTCTGAGAATGTTGTGAAAGTTGCTGATTTTGGATTGGCACGATATGTATTGGATGATCAGTATACTAGTTCTGGCGGTACCAAGTTTCCTATTAAATGGGCACCACCAGAGGTCTTGAATTACACTCGATTTTCGTCAAAGAGTGATGTTTGGGCGTATG gtgTTCTTATGTGGGAAGTGTTCACATGCGGTAAAATGCCATATGGCCGCCTTAAGAATACTGAAGTTGTTGAACGTGTTCAGCGTGGAATTATTCTAGAGAAACCAAAGTCCTGTGCTAAGGAAATTTACGAT GTAATGAAAAAATGTTGGTGTCACTGTCCCGAGGATCGTCCATCTTTCCGGGTTCTAAAAGAACAACTTGCATTAATTGCTCAAACTCTAACCGATTAA